The sequence CGAGGCGGTCCGCACGGCCCCGGCCGACCTGCCCGTACCGCAGGCACTGGAACACGCCGTCCGCCACACCCTGACCCCCGGCCTCGGCGTCTCGGCCGCGTCCTGGGAGTGGCTGCGCACCCTGGTCCGCCTGGCCGACACCAGTCCCGCCCTGCGCAAGGTCTGGGCGGAGGTGTGCCAGGCGTCGGAGGGCGCGCTGGCGGAGATCCTCGCGGCCCGGGAGAGCGGCGGCCGGCCGGCCCCGGAGCCCCGCCGGACCCCGGGCCCGGAACTCCGGTTCGCGGCGGCCGTGGCCGGGGCCGCCGTACGCGTCGCCGTGGAGTCCTGGTCCGCCACGACCGACCGCCCCACCGGCCCCGAGGGCCCCGCGACCCTGGCGGTCCGCAACCTGCGCGCGCTACGGAACTTCGAGTGGGGCGACGCCGTAGGGGCCTGAGGTCCCGGACGGGCCCGCGTCCGCCCGGGGGCGCGGTGTCTCCGCGGGCCTGAGGTGTCCCCGCGGGCCTGAGGTCCGCCATGGCGCCGGCGTCCCTCACGGGCCCTCAGGTTCCCTAGGGGGCCGAGATTCCCCAGGGGCCCGAGGGTCCCCTGCCGGCCCCGGGAACCCGTACGGGCCCGAGACGCCCCTGGGGCCCCGGATCCCCGACGGTCCCCGCCGCCCCCCAGGGACCCCGGACCCCCGACGGTCCCCGCCGCCCCCCAGGGACCCTCACCGCCCCTCCGCCGCCGAACCCTCCGCCCGCTCGTCCGTTCCGGGGCCCGCGGCTCCGCTCAGCCGGTTCCCGAGCCGCCGGGCGCACTCCGCCAGTTCCGCGGGTCCGCGGATCGTGAACTCCACTCCCGCCATCGCCAGCCGTACCGCCAGCCACTCCATGGGATCGCCCGTGGTGCCCCGCAGGACGCAGCCGCCCGCGCCGTCGTCCTCCGGCTCCCCGAGCCACTCCGGGATCCGCGTGGCGAGCCGCCGCGCCGGCGCGGCGAACCGCACCTCGAAGGCGTACGTCTCCTGCCGCCGGTGGATGGACTGCCGCAGATACTCGGCCGCGCTCCCCGTCGGCAGCTCCCGCGGCGCGAACCGGACGCCGGTCGCGAACGGCTCGCTCACCCGGTCGACCCGGAAGGTCCGCCAGTCCGCGCGGTCGACGTCGTAGGCGACCAGGTACCAGCGCCGCCCGGTCGACACCAGCCGGTGCGGCTCGGTCAGCCGGCGGGAGGCGCTGCCGTCCTTGTCGCGGTAGGCGAACCGCAGCCGTTCGTGCCCCGCCACCGTGG comes from Streptomyces sp. SCL15-4 and encodes:
- a CDS encoding helix-turn-helix transcriptional regulator gives rise to the protein MTTDTPARLLQLLSLLQTPREWPGGELADRLRVSRRTVRRDVDRLRELGYPVQATRGADGGYRLVAGKAMPPLVLDDEEAVAIAVGLRAGAGHAVEGVDEASVRALAKLEQVLPSRLRHRVSTLQAATTPLTLGDGPSIAPETLTVMASTVAGHERLRFAYRDKDGSASRRLTEPHRLVSTGRRWYLVAYDVDRADWRTFRVDRVSEPFATGVRFAPRELPTGSAAEYLRQSIHRRQETYAFEVRFAAPARRLATRIPEWLGEPEDDGAGGCVLRGTTGDPMEWLAVRLAMAGVEFTIRGPAELAECARRLGNRLSGAAGPGTDERAEGSAAEGR
- a CDS encoding TetR/AcrR family transcriptional regulator yields the protein MEIARAAAALFVRQGLRATRAEDIAQAAGIAPRTFYRYFATKEEAVAPLYAAGAQRWIEAVRTAPADLPVPQALEHAVRHTLTPGLGVSAASWEWLRTLVRLADTSPALRKVWAEVCQASEGALAEILAARESGGRPAPEPRRTPGPELRFAAAVAGAAVRVAVESWSATTDRPTGPEGPATLAVRNLRALRNFEWGDAVGA